Proteins from one Podospora pseudoanserina strain CBS 124.78 chromosome 1, whole genome shotgun sequence genomic window:
- the ATP4 gene encoding atp4 subunit B of the stator stalk of mitochondrial F1F0 ATP synthase (COG:C; BUSCO:EOG09264PE5; EggNog:ENOG503P03P) has translation MASRLARSALGAARLRPSIAPRALPALSTAIAARNSSGVPAQDPKSKAQSLIDALPGSNLLSKSAILSSFTGLSIYALSNEYYVVNEETVVAFCLLSVWAALIKFGGPAYKEWAEGQNKKILDILNSARADHTQAVKTRIEDVQQMSGVIDVTKSLFAVSKETAKLEAEAYELEQRTALAAEAKTVLDSWVRYESQVKQRQQKELAATIIAKVQKELENPKTLQQILQQSVADVEKIVSAKQ, from the exons ATGGCCTCCCGCTTGGCGAGAAGTGCTCTCG GGGCTGCCCGTCTCCGGCCTAGCATCGCTCCCCGCGCTCTGCCCGCCCTCTCGACCGCCATCGCGGCGCGCAACAGCTCCGGTGTCCCCGCCCAGGACCCCAAGTCCAAGGCCCAGTCCCTCATCGATGCGCTTCCCGgcagcaacctcctctccaagtCGGCCATCCTCTCGTCCTTCACCGGCCTCTCGATCTATGCCCTGAGCAACGAGTACTATGTCGTCAACGAGGAGACCGTCGTCGCCTTCTGCCTTCTCAGCGTCTGGGCTGCCCTGATCAAGTTCGGCGGTCCCGCTTACAAGGAGTGGGCTGAGGGTCAGAACAAGAAGATCCTCGATATCCTCAACTCGGCCCGCGCCGACCACACCCAGGCCGTCAAGACCCGCATCGAGGACGTCCAGCAGATGTCCGGCGTCATTGACGTCACCAAGAGCCTCTTCGCCGTCTCCAAG GAGACTGCCAAGCTCGAGGCTGAGGCTTATGAGCTCGAGCAGCGCACTGcccttgctgctgaggccaAGACCGTTCTCGACTCGTGGGTGCGTTACGAGAGCCAGGTCAAGCAGCGCCAGCAGAAGGAGCTTgctgccaccatcatcgccaaggTCCAGAAGGAGCTTGAGAATCCCAAGACCCTCCAGCAGATTCTCCAGCAGAGCGTTGCCGATGTTGAGA AGATCGTTTCCGCCAAACAATAA
- a CDS encoding hypothetical protein (COG:D; EggNog:ENOG503P4UU; BUSCO:EOG09265HEP), with translation MEDAELEKIRKARLEQLKSQGGGPSSLGKAGGGGNAGPSKEAEAEARKSILNQILHPEAADRLGRIRLVKEQRATDVENRLIMLAQTGQLRSKVTEEQLKELLNAVADTEKEEKIVVARRKGWEDDDDDLFDL, from the exons ATGGAAGACGCCGAGCTCGAAAAG ATCCGCAAGGCTCGCCTCGAACAGCTCAAATCCCAAGGCggcggcccctcctccctcggcaaagctggcggtggtggtaacGCAGGTCCCAGCaaagaagccgaagccgaagcccgCAagtccatcctcaaccagaTCCTCCACCCCGAAGCGGCCGACCGGCTGGGGCGAATCAGACTAGTCAAAGAGCAGCGCGCGACCGACGTCGAGAACAGGCTCATCATGCTCGCTCAGACGGGGCAGTTGCGGTCCAAGGTGACGGAAGAACAACTGAAGGAGCTGTTGAATGCGGTGGCGGAcacggagaaggaggagaagattgttgttgcgaggaggaaggggtgggaggatgatgatgatgatttgtttGATCTTTAA
- a CDS encoding hypothetical protein (COG:H; EggNog:ENOG503P5PQ): MRPGPFAAGRLKIPPAAKPFKPSEVEEPSATVVETETADIEEHKEPTSQTTDHDENIKGAEVRVAPTDQEVQEQDVVAESNRILSRIAMWDQQEQAVPESTPVPADDLAPSEHIHVMGLDPVGRYITHILASCDHIPPVRYVMHTPGVHNVFKQNDRKLTLYRGDQMVTTNRIIAVNFNQGGDYTSPKQYALPSLISNLIITTPAADVVRILEPIKHRLDHRSTIVLINDGLGVVEDLIKTYYPSSITRPTFILGQFTGKLGYTGEQFSVEEVELGRLRMSIYPQQIQQSGVRIVRHPPIEHTLKPTRLLRTLSAIPDLRAAGFPMDDFFKKALPTIVFRSIVDPLTVVLDSTYDKLPKNAYARLVMDQLLSELCGVISRLPEVRDSPDFSRLTVTQRLRKEIYHKLVRQQTSSSRMRSNVARGWATDIDYQTGYFVERGRQLGLRVENLNSLIAEVKAKQKIQMDRQNMQIPFQL; encoded by the coding sequence ATGCGGCCCGGCCCTTTCGCCGCCGGAAGACTGAAAATACCTCCAGCAGCGAAGCCTTTCAAACCGAGCGAGGTGGAGGAACCCTCTGCGACTGTTGTCGAAACGGAAACGGCCGACATTGAGGAACATAAAGAACCAACTAGCCAGACAACCGACCATGACGAGAACATAAAAGGGGCCGAGGTTAGAGTGGCACCTACGGATCAAGAGGTCCAAGAACAAGACGTGGTAGCAGAGTCGAACCGAATCCTATCTCGAATAGCGATGTGGgaccaacaagaacaagccgTGCCGGAATCTACGCCTGTGCCGGCAGACGATCTCGCACCGTCAGAACACATCCATGTTATGGGACTTGACCCTGTTGGCCGCTACATCACGCATATTTTGGCCAGCTGCGACCACATCCCTCCGGTGCGCTATGTGATGCACACCCCTGGTGTACACAATGTTTTCAAGCAGAATGATCGAAAGTTGACCCTTTACCGTGGCGACCAGATGGTCACCACCAATCGTATCATCGCTGTGAATTTTAACCAAGGCGGCGATTATACGAGTCCGAAGCAATATGCGCTACCAAGCCTCATCAGTAATCTGATAATCACCACTCCAGCCGCTGACGTTGTTCGGATTTTGGAGCCGATCAAGCACAGGCTCGATCACAGGTCCACCATTGTCCTGATTAATGATGGCTTGGGTGTCGTCGAGGACCTCATCAAGACGTATTATCCTTCGTCCATTACTCGCCCAACTTTTATTCTTGGACAATTCACTGGAAAGTTGGGCTATACGGGCGAGCAATTCTCGGTGGAGGAAGTCGAGCTGGGCAGACTTCGCATGTCAATTTACCCCCAGCAGATTCAGCAGTCCGGTGTCCGCATCGTTCGCCACCCGCCGATCGAGCACACGTTGAAGCCAACGCGCCTCCTGAGGACACTGAGTGCGATACCCGACTTGCGGGCGGCAGGTTTCCCCATGGATGACTTCTTCAAGAAGGCGTTGCCAACCATTGTCTTTCGATCCATTGTGGACCCTCTGACGGTTGTTCTCGACAGCACCTACGATAAGCTGCCGAAGAATGCGTACGCGAGGCTGGTCATGGACCAGCTTCTTAGTGAGCTCTGTGGGGTAATCTCCAGACTCCCAGAGGTCAGAGACTCCCCAGACTTCTCTCGGTTGACTGTCACAcagaggttgaggaaggagatttATCACAAGCTGGTGAGACAGCAGACTTCTAGCTCGAGGATGCGGTCGAATGTGGCTCGGGGCTGGGCTACCGATATCGATTACCAGACTGGCTACTTTGTCGAGCGTGGTCGGCAGCTGGGGTTGCGGGTCGAGAATCTCAACTCGCTCATTGCCGAGGTCAAGGCCAAGCAAAAGATCCAGATGGACAGGCAGAACATGCAGATACCTTTCCAACTGTGA